Proteins encoded within one genomic window of bacterium:
- a CDS encoding ATP-binding protein: MKQTRYVLTAIILTVILGLFLIFSTITSRRTMLDLIKDEARSMLSLVALVQENSIFGEAMLEDQVIDKLIDVVNYCEETGLSRSRLDDLRHAFGLNSITVFSEQDGKLLIKSGSPFNLSDTVYKGSGNIFYEYFLVRENKYTRFIYKTNHRIYQVELSAEDIKQFNQEFGINRILNQISVNPLIRYLALQDSKGIIFATPNVKTLSKIEGDSLLMSVLNGKKEVTRIAMFDERNVLELAQPFMVDDKVVGIFRIGISLDSYDQHTRKTLLELAAVFVTLFMLGFFLLFMFVKYQNYRDLEELFSRTLGAIEEGVMLLDKKGTITGVNHRFCAISGMEERAVMHASYLAVFSQQDIFSINYVTNNKTRIEEEKDLFGGKRIQYASYPLLNRAGVVTGIIIIIRDVTKIRAFEKEQKESERLSFLGNLVANFAHEIKNPLNGLSIASQRLVREFPQKNPDYQLLTGTLLKEINALNQVLNDFLGLVRPHVKREEVFDLGLVIKDSANVVREQARERGYKFTEQIASNLKMTGHPDDLKRAVLNIMVNSIDALSGLTGRPGEINIEFSQDKDKLILVIQDNGPGINKEEQDKIFTPYFTTKKGGTGLGLYIAQRIIYDHEGTIIVESQKGSGTKFTITFPARFSS, encoded by the coding sequence ATGAAGCAGACCAGGTACGTCTTGACCGCCATTATCCTGACCGTTATTCTCGGTCTCTTTCTTATTTTCAGCACGATAACAAGCCGCCGTACCATGCTCGACCTGATCAAGGATGAGGCGCGTTCCATGCTGTCGCTGGTTGCGCTGGTCCAGGAAAACTCGATCTTCGGCGAAGCCATGCTCGAAGACCAGGTGATCGACAAGCTCATTGATGTCGTGAATTACTGCGAGGAAACCGGCCTGAGCCGGTCCAGGCTCGATGATCTAAGGCACGCCTTTGGCCTGAACTCCATTACCGTCTTTAGCGAACAGGATGGAAAGTTGTTGATAAAGTCAGGAAGTCCTTTCAACCTTTCGGATACTGTCTATAAGGGCAGCGGCAATATTTTCTATGAATATTTTCTTGTACGTGAAAACAAATACACCCGTTTTATCTATAAAACTAACCACCGAATCTACCAGGTGGAACTGTCAGCCGAGGATATAAAGCAGTTCAACCAGGAATTCGGCATCAACCGGATCCTGAACCAGATTTCGGTAAACCCGCTGATAAGATACCTCGCCCTTCAGGACTCGAAAGGCATTATTTTTGCCACGCCCAACGTGAAAACGCTCAGTAAGATCGAGGGCGATTCGTTGCTGATGAGCGTGCTCAATGGGAAAAAGGAGGTAACGCGCATCGCCATGTTCGATGAGCGCAATGTCCTGGAGCTGGCCCAGCCGTTCATGGTGGACGACAAGGTGGTAGGCATTTTTCGGATCGGCATCAGCCTGGATTCCTATGACCAGCACACCCGCAAGACCCTGCTCGAACTGGCCGCGGTCTTTGTTACGCTCTTTATGCTTGGTTTTTTCCTGCTCTTTATGTTCGTGAAATACCAAAACTACCGCGACCTGGAGGAACTATTCTCGCGGACCCTGGGCGCGATCGAGGAAGGAGTGATGCTATTGGACAAGAAGGGCACGATCACGGGTGTGAACCACAGGTTCTGCGCGATCAGCGGTATGGAGGAACGCGCGGTCATGCATGCCAGTTATTTGGCGGTATTCAGTCAACAGGACATCTTCAGCATCAACTACGTTACGAACAACAAAACCCGCATCGAGGAGGAAAAAGACCTGTTCGGTGGCAAACGCATACAATACGCTTCATATCCCTTGCTGAACAGGGCGGGTGTAGTTACCGGGATCATTATCATTATCCGCGATGTGACCAAGATCCGGGCGTTCGAGAAAGAGCAGAAGGAATCCGAACGCTTAAGTTTTTTAGGCAACCTGGTAGCCAATTTCGCCCACGAGATCAAAAATCCTTTGAACGGTCTGTCCATTGCCAGCCAGCGCCTGGTGCGGGAGTTCCCGCAGAAAAACCCCGATTACCAGCTGCTGACCGGAACGCTGCTCAAGGAGATAAATGCTTTGAACCAGGTCCTGAACGATTTTCTGGGGTTGGTCAGACCCCATGTAAAAAGGGAGGAAGTCTTTGACCTGGGTCTTGTCATTAAGGACTCGGCCAATGTCGTACGCGAACAAGCCCGGGAGCGGGGATATAAGTTCACTGAACAGATCGCTAGCAACCTGAAGATGACCGGGCATCCCGACGATCTTAAGCGCGCGGTCTTGAATATCATGGTCAACAGCATCGACGCGTTATCCGGTTTGACCGGCCGACCGGGCGAGATCAATATCGAATTTTCCCAGGACAAAGATAAACTGATCCTGGTTATCCAGGACAACGGGCCGGGCATCAATAAGGAAGAACAGGACAAGATATTTACGCCATATTTCACGACCAAAAAGGGTGGTACGGGCCTTGGTCTTTATATTGCCCAGAGGATCATTTATGATCACGAAGGAACGATCATCGTGGAAAGCCAGAAGGGGAGCGGCACTAAATTCACGATAACTTTTCCCGCCCGGTTTTCTTCTTGA
- a CDS encoding glycosyltransferase family 39 protein: MKIKYCPITVLCILVLGVIFRVGQYACNRSLTEGEAPLAMNILERSYAQLAQPLSYVQAAPVGFLFMQKFMASTFGNTEYTLRFIPLIAGILALVLFYYAARVFLEGTGLLTALVLFAVNDQLIYFASEIKQYSTDVMFATALLLLGLWVIKKSYRIIPLILFGLFSGIAIWFSHPSLFVSAALFCVILVALRRDHKTRNIPWLVIAAVIAISSWLANYIVILAAASRQGELLNFWQRSFMPLPPLSFADIGWIVFAAMRIFKNPGGFSVYDALIAACACLTGLAVYWKTKKIYALILILPILLTLFASGFHIYPFEGRLLLFLVPFIAVMIAAGAEKVREVFSRTSKTAGALALALIMAYPVGSACYHLAKPRAPEELRLVLVELQCRRAPDQTIYVYYGAVNAFKYYARTFGFETDGYIQGVEARDNWQKYYDDLKKLASGGHKRAWVIMSHISTWNGVDEEKLFISYLDLLGKKVDAIRAPGAAAYLYDLFKENNEAHSDH, encoded by the coding sequence ATGAAGATAAAATATTGCCCCATTACCGTTCTGTGCATCCTTGTGCTCGGCGTTATTTTCCGCGTCGGCCAGTACGCCTGTAACCGCTCGCTCACCGAAGGCGAAGCACCCCTGGCAATGAATATCCTGGAAAGGTCGTACGCGCAGCTTGCCCAACCCCTTTCCTATGTCCAGGCGGCTCCGGTCGGGTTCCTTTTTATGCAGAAATTCATGGCCAGCACGTTCGGCAACACCGAATATACCCTGCGCTTCATCCCGTTGATCGCCGGCATCCTGGCGCTCGTTCTTTTTTATTATGCCGCGCGGGTATTTCTGGAAGGCACCGGTCTTTTGACCGCACTCGTTCTGTTCGCGGTCAATGACCAGCTCATCTATTTTGCATCGGAAATAAAGCAGTATTCGACCGACGTCATGTTCGCGACCGCGCTCCTTCTTCTGGGTCTATGGGTCATTAAAAAAAGTTACAGAATAATTCCGCTCATTCTTTTCGGCCTGTTCAGCGGGATCGCGATATGGTTTTCACACCCGTCCCTTTTCGTCAGTGCTGCCCTGTTTTGCGTCATTCTCGTTGCTTTGCGGCGCGACCACAAAACCCGGAACATACCATGGCTGGTCATCGCCGCGGTTATCGCGATCTCAAGCTGGCTGGCAAATTATATCGTCATCCTTGCGGCCGCAAGCCGGCAAGGGGAGCTTCTGAACTTCTGGCAGCGCAGTTTCATGCCGCTTCCTCCTTTATCATTTGCTGATATCGGCTGGATCGTCTTTGCGGCCATGCGCATTTTCAAAAATCCCGGCGGTTTTTCTGTCTATGACGCCCTGATCGCCGCGTGCGCGTGTCTGACCGGCCTGGCCGTATACTGGAAAACAAAAAAAATATATGCCTTAATCCTTATCCTGCCTATCTTGCTAACCCTTTTCGCGTCTGGCTTTCATATTTACCCGTTCGAGGGACGCCTCCTGCTCTTTCTTGTTCCCTTTATCGCGGTCATGATCGCGGCTGGCGCTGAAAAGGTAAGGGAAGTGTTCAGCCGGACGTCAAAAACCGCCGGGGCGCTGGCCCTGGCCCTGATTATGGCATATCCGGTCGGGTCTGCCTGCTACCATCTGGCTAAGCCCCGCGCACCCGAAGAACTCCGCCTTGTGCTGGTCGAGTTGCAGTGCAGGAGAGCGCCGGATCAAACGATCTATGTTTATTACGGAGCAGTGAACGCTTTTAAGTATTACGCTCGAACTTTTGGCTTTGAGACTGACGGCTATATTCAGGGCGTGGAAGCACGGGATAACTGGCAGAAGTATTATGATGATCTGAAAAAGCTTGCTTCAGGAGGACATAAACGGGCGTGGGTCATTATGTCCCATATCTCAACTTGGAACGGGGTTGACGAAGAAAAACTGTTCATCTCGTATCTGGATCTGCTTGGGAAAAAGGTGGATGCCATACGAGCGCCGGGCGCGGCCGCCTATTTGTACGATCTTTTTAAGGAAAATAATGAAGCTCATAGCGATCACTGA
- a CDS encoding metallophosphoesterase yields MKLIAITDIHGRSGFSQSIEQTIASADIMVCAGDITNFGGADDAARIIEGLKDLNPQLFMVHGNCDRPAVNLLLEKNNIGLHGKIKQQDSVAFYGVGGSIRTPSGTPQESPEEDFETILDRYQKEPACRFHVFVSHQPPLNTVIDKTMMGMHVGSKAIRSFIERFQPDVAICGHIHEARGSDRIGKTIIINPGPFPAHYAEIILADAITYNLH; encoded by the coding sequence ATGAAGCTCATAGCGATCACTGATATCCACGGACGGTCCGGATTCTCACAAAGCATTGAGCAGACGATCGCCAGTGCCGACATCATGGTATGTGCCGGCGACATCACGAATTTCGGCGGGGCTGACGACGCGGCCAGGATCATCGAAGGACTCAAGGACCTTAACCCGCAGCTGTTCATGGTGCATGGCAACTGCGACCGTCCCGCTGTCAACCTGTTGTTGGAAAAGAACAACATCGGCCTCCACGGTAAAATAAAACAGCAGGATTCGGTGGCCTTCTACGGAGTGGGCGGCAGCATCAGAACTCCTTCCGGAACCCCGCAGGAATCCCCCGAAGAGGACTTTGAAACAATACTCGATCGTTATCAAAAGGAGCCGGCTTGTCGCTTTCATGTTTTCGTCAGCCACCAGCCGCCACTGAACACGGTCATCGACAAAACCATGATGGGCATGCATGTCGGCAGCAAAGCCATCCGCTCGTTCATCGAGCGGTTCCAGCCCGATGTCGCCATCTGCGGGCACATCCATGAAGCAAGGGGGAGCGACCGCATCGGGAAAACGATCATCATCAACCCTGGTCCTTTTCCCGCGCATTACGCGGAGATCATTCTTGCCGATGCGATTACTTATAATTTGCATTAA
- a CDS encoding mucoidy inhibitor MuiA family protein: MANIELKSNVSSVTIYSDRVMVTRHGRIELDKTADIVIPDLPGALDDQTVRVRAKELKVGEIQVKTGYAKTLTPAVKKIEDKIKNLKIEDRGLADEVTVLHDKQKFLGAVTITSPNIISKEIFMGKLAPDAWRQALQFVGSESVDIKKRIAEIELKRQEIKEKIDALNNEMNDIAEVSQNSKSIIFDVHPEKAQAYELDISYILYGASWRTYYELRSDTLAAKVNLSYFGKISQRTGEDWEDTGIILSTALPALGGTPPEPSPWYVNLYVPRPKKSADRMMAAESRAAPAAPAGQAVMDEEFEAAPPVDTGIAVSYPLPGKYTLKSGEPEKKLKIVEEPFDAEFEYVTVPRYDEHAYATGKLKNTTDYLFLSGEGSTYVGDDFTGKTALDTIAPGDTAILSFGVDDRVKVERKLKKSDVTKGGLVKKATRYEYCYENTIKNFHKKEIKCKVLDQIPIAQHPDIKVTNVSIEPKPTSEKEAELGIYEWVIPIAPEKETKITIAFTVETPVDSTIEGL; this comes from the coding sequence ATGGCTAACATTGAATTAAAATCAAATGTCAGTTCGGTGACTATCTACAGCGACCGCGTCATGGTCACCCGGCATGGCCGCATCGAACTTGATAAAACGGCTGACATCGTGATCCCCGACCTTCCAGGCGCGCTCGATGACCAAACGGTCCGGGTCCGCGCGAAAGAACTTAAGGTCGGCGAGATCCAGGTGAAGACCGGTTATGCGAAAACCTTGACCCCAGCGGTCAAAAAGATCGAAGATAAGATAAAGAATTTGAAGATCGAGGACCGCGGCTTGGCCGATGAGGTAACGGTGCTGCATGACAAACAAAAATTCCTCGGCGCCGTGACCATAACCAGTCCTAATATAATTTCCAAGGAAATCTTTATGGGCAAATTAGCGCCCGATGCCTGGCGGCAGGCCTTGCAGTTCGTCGGCAGCGAGTCGGTCGACATTAAAAAAAGGATCGCTGAGATCGAGCTAAAACGGCAGGAGATAAAGGAAAAGATCGACGCGCTTAACAATGAAATGAACGATATCGCCGAGGTCAGCCAGAACTCAAAATCGATCATCTTCGATGTCCATCCGGAAAAAGCGCAAGCGTATGAACTCGACATCAGTTACATATTGTACGGCGCGAGCTGGCGGACATATTATGAACTCCGTTCCGATACATTGGCCGCGAAAGTCAACCTCTCTTATTTTGGCAAGATCAGCCAGCGCACGGGCGAGGACTGGGAAGACACGGGTATCATCCTCTCGACCGCGCTGCCGGCTTTGGGCGGCACGCCGCCAGAACCGTCACCATGGTATGTTAACCTGTACGTGCCGCGTCCAAAGAAAAGCGCAGACAGGATGATGGCAGCTGAAAGCCGAGCTGCGCCTGCCGCGCCGGCAGGACAAGCCGTGATGGATGAGGAATTCGAAGCCGCGCCCCCGGTCGACACCGGGATCGCGGTGTCATACCCCTTGCCAGGTAAGTACACCCTGAAGAGCGGCGAACCCGAGAAAAAATTAAAGATCGTCGAAGAACCTTTCGATGCCGAGTTCGAGTACGTGACGGTGCCGCGGTACGATGAGCATGCGTATGCCACGGGCAAGCTTAAGAACACGACCGATTACCTGTTCCTGTCGGGCGAAGGCAGCACGTACGTTGGTGATGACTTTACAGGCAAGACCGCGCTGGATACTATCGCGCCTGGCGACACCGCGATATTATCGTTCGGCGTTGATGACCGCGTGAAAGTGGAAAGGAAATTGAAAAAGAGCGATGTCACCAAGGGCGGACTCGTGAAAAAAGCGACTAGGTACGAATACTGTTATGAAAACACCATCAAGAACTTCCACAAGAAAGAGATCAAATGCAAGGTGCTCGACCAGATCCCCATTGCCCAGCATCCGGATATAAAGGTCACCAACGTAAGCATCGAACCGAAGCCGACCAGTGAGAAAGAAGCTGAACTGGGCATCTATGAATGGGTGATTCCGATCGCTCCCGAGAAGGAAACGAAGATCACGATCGCGTTCACGGTCGAGACGCCGGTTGATTCGACGATCGAAGGATTATAG
- a CDS encoding nitroreductase family protein, with protein MDVFEAIKWRRSVRKFSPQPIEKERLLQILEAARLAPSSSNRQAWHFVVIDDKKVLEQIPKQVAMGDRLIIPWIKDAPVVIAGCYAKALSHYIGQIFDHENFLIDISIALTHMVLAATELGIGTCYIGWFNQKKLRSLLGIPSAYKIACLVAMGYPAEKSTLEGIGGISPRARKDLKEIVSYNKFGAKL; from the coding sequence ATGGATGTTTTTGAAGCCATCAAGTGGCGCCGGTCAGTAAGGAAATTCAGCCCGCAGCCGATCGAGAAAGAAAGGCTACTGCAGATCCTGGAAGCCGCCAGGCTCGCGCCTTCTTCGAGCAACAGGCAAGCCTGGCATTTTGTGGTGATTGATGACAAAAAAGTATTGGAACAGATACCGAAGCAAGTGGCAATGGGTGATCGCCTTATCATCCCCTGGATAAAAGACGCGCCCGTTGTGATCGCCGGCTGCTATGCAAAAGCGCTGTCCCATTATATCGGTCAGATCTTCGACCATGAAAACTTCCTGATCGATATATCGATCGCCCTGACCCACATGGTCCTGGCCGCGACCGAGCTCGGCATCGGTACTTGCTACATCGGTTGGTTCAACCAGAAAAAATTAAGATCTCTTTTAGGTATTCCATCAGCTTATAAGATTGCCTGTTTGGTGGCGATGGGTTACCCCGCGGAAAAATCAACCCTCGAAGGTATCGGGGGCATATCGCCAAGAGCGCGTAAAGACTTGAAGGAGATCGTTTCTTATAACAAATTCGGCGCTAAGTTGTAG
- a CDS encoding glutamine synthetase family protein, translating into MRKSYGGILEQIRKNKVNFVDLWFSDILGSVKNITITMAELGKALQDGIWFDGSSVEGFGRICESDMFLRPDPDTFAIIPWHEEKTARFICDVYGPDHKPSAVDPRGVLKRNLETLRKKGMHFMVGTELEFYLFKRDGTRISPLPHDQVGYFDLGGDLALRIRKEMCQKISEYGIVVEAGHHEVGKSQHEIDLRYTNALKLADNLLTAKTVIKRVAEEHDLYATFMPKPLYGMAGCGLHTHQSIFKGKVNLFAHGRDSYGLSEFAYSYLGGVLKHIKEISAVLSPIVNSYKRLVSGFEAPVYICWGQMNRSALVRVPRITRNRPASTRLELRSADAATNPYLAYALILRAGLDGLENRMKAPRPVEENVYKIDQPDLNEKGIDVLPRSLWEALEYYHDSKLAREVLGETMFEKYYEIKQHEWNEYSIQVTKWELDKYLELY; encoded by the coding sequence ATGAGAAAAAGTTACGGCGGCATTCTCGAACAGATAAGAAAGAACAAGGTCAATTTCGTCGATCTCTGGTTCTCCGACATCCTCGGCTCGGTTAAGAACATAACCATCACCATGGCCGAACTGGGAAAAGCGCTCCAGGATGGTATCTGGTTCGATGGTTCCTCGGTCGAGGGGTTCGGACGGATTTGTGAGAGCGACATGTTCTTAAGGCCTGATCCGGATACTTTCGCGATCATCCCGTGGCACGAAGAAAAGACCGCCCGGTTCATCTGCGATGTGTATGGCCCCGATCACAAACCGTCGGCCGTGGATCCGCGGGGCGTGCTCAAGCGTAACCTTGAAACATTACGGAAAAAAGGCATGCATTTCATGGTCGGTACCGAGCTGGAGTTCTATCTCTTCAAGCGCGACGGCACCCGTATCAGCCCCTTGCCCCATGACCAGGTCGGATATTTTGACCTGGGCGGCGACCTGGCGCTCAGGATCCGCAAGGAGATGTGCCAGAAGATATCCGAATACGGGATCGTGGTCGAAGCCGGGCACCATGAAGTGGGGAAGAGTCAGCATGAGATCGACCTTCGTTACACGAATGCCCTGAAGCTCGCCGATAACCTGCTCACCGCGAAAACCGTGATCAAGCGGGTGGCTGAAGAGCATGACCTTTACGCGACCTTCATGCCCAAACCCTTATATGGCATGGCGGGTTGCGGCCTGCACACGCACCAGAGTATTTTCAAGGGAAAGGTGAATCTTTTCGCTCACGGCCGGGACAGTTATGGACTATCGGAATTTGCGTACAGCTACCTGGGCGGTGTCCTGAAACATATTAAGGAGATCTCTGCTGTCCTGTCGCCGATCGTGAATTCTTACAAACGGCTGGTCTCCGGGTTTGAGGCGCCGGTCTATATATGCTGGGGCCAGATGAACCGATCAGCCCTGGTGCGGGTTCCCCGCATCACCAGGAACCGCCCCGCGAGCACGCGACTGGAGCTGCGTTCTGCCGATGCCGCGACGAATCCCTATCTTGCGTATGCCCTGATACTCCGTGCCGGCCTTGACGGGCTGGAAAACAGAATGAAGGCGCCCAGGCCGGTAGAAGAGAACGTTTACAAGATCGACCAGCCCGACCTTAACGAGAAAGGCATAGATGTGCTGCCGAGGTCCCTGTGGGAAGCCCTGGAGTACTATCATGACAGCAAGCTGGCGCGGGAAGTGCTGGGGGAGACGATGTTCGAGAAATATTACGAAATAAAACAGCACGAGTGGAACGAGTATTCGATCCAGGTCACGAAATGGGAGCTGGATAAGTACCTCGAACTGTATTAA
- the pruA gene encoding L-glutamate gamma-semialdehyde dehydrogenase: MKPFKNAFYHDFTKGVNKNKMEQVLANVQAQLGKEYFLIIGNEKFKTDNKLISYNPANKGEVVGVFQKADEKIAEKAINAALKAFETWRYVPAKKRAGYLFKLGNIMRKRRLELAAWMVYEVGKNWLEADADVAEAIDFCDYYAREALRYDKGPKLLQLPGERDEQTYIPLGVGLVVPPWNFPLAILAGMTTAAFVSGNTVILKPSSDSPAIAAKFMECVEEAGLPPGVVNFMTGPGALAGDYLVRHPKTRFIAFTGSKAVGLRIVELAGKTQPGQIWIKRVIAEMGGKDAILVDAEADVDSAVAGARASAYGFQGQKCSACSRLILDEKIYDEFMAKFIPSVEAITVGPTKNYSNYMGAVINESAYNSMLSYISAGKAEGKLLCGGTPAQGNGWFLKPTVIAVDSPKAKIFQEEIFGPVLAVIKARDFDHALELFNDTEYGLTGAVYAKNSKKLERAKKEAFCGNLYLNRKCTGAMVAAHPFGGFNMSGTDSKAGGPDYLGLFTQAKATAENVLAMKKFKGKRK; this comes from the coding sequence ATGAAACCATTTAAAAATGCGTTCTATCACGATTTTACCAAAGGAGTAAATAAAAACAAAATGGAACAGGTATTGGCCAACGTGCAGGCGCAGCTTGGCAAAGAGTATTTTTTGATCATCGGCAACGAGAAGTTTAAAACCGATAATAAGCTGATCTCCTACAATCCGGCAAATAAGGGCGAGGTGGTCGGCGTTTTCCAGAAAGCGGATGAGAAGATCGCCGAAAAAGCAATAAACGCAGCCCTGAAGGCGTTCGAAACATGGCGGTATGTGCCGGCCAAAAAACGGGCTGGCTATCTTTTCAAACTCGGCAATATCATGCGGAAGAGACGCCTGGAACTCGCTGCCTGGATGGTCTATGAAGTCGGCAAAAACTGGCTGGAAGCCGACGCGGATGTCGCCGAGGCGATCGATTTCTGCGACTACTATGCCCGGGAAGCGCTCCGCTACGATAAGGGGCCGAAACTACTCCAACTGCCGGGAGAACGCGACGAACAGACTTACATCCCACTGGGCGTTGGTTTGGTCGTGCCGCCGTGGAATTTCCCACTGGCGATCCTGGCGGGCATGACCACCGCGGCGTTTGTTAGCGGGAACACCGTGATCCTGAAGCCGTCCAGCGATTCACCCGCGATCGCGGCGAAGTTCATGGAGTGCGTGGAGGAAGCCGGGCTGCCTCCGGGCGTGGTCAATTTCATGACCGGTCCGGGCGCGCTCGCTGGAGATTACCTGGTGCGCCATCCCAAGACCCGGTTCATCGCATTTACCGGTTCTAAGGCCGTTGGCCTGCGAATCGTCGAGCTTGCCGGGAAGACCCAGCCCGGACAGATCTGGATTAAGCGCGTCATCGCCGAAATGGGCGGTAAGGATGCCATCCTTGTGGACGCTGAAGCGGATGTCGATAGTGCCGTGGCGGGAGCGAGGGCATCGGCTTACGGGTTCCAGGGACAGAAATGCTCGGCCTGTTCGCGGTTGATCCTGGACGAAAAGATCTACGATGAATTCATGGCTAAATTCATTCCTTCGGTTGAAGCGATAACCGTTGGACCGACCAAGAACTACAGTAATTACATGGGCGCGGTGATCAATGAAAGCGCGTACAATTCAATGCTCTCATATATCAGTGCCGGAAAGGCTGAGGGTAAGTTACTTTGCGGCGGCACGCCGGCGCAGGGCAATGGCTGGTTTTTGAAGCCGACCGTGATCGCGGTCGACAGCCCCAAGGCAAAAATATTCCAGGAAGAGATCTTCGGACCCGTTCTGGCAGTGATCAAAGCCAGGGATTTTGATCATGCGCTCGAGTTGTTCAACGATACCGAGTACGGCTTGACCGGTGCGGTTTATGCCAAAAACAGCAAGAAACTGGAGCGGGCAAAGAAAGAGGCTTTCTGCGGCAACCTTTATCTGAATCGCAAATGTACTGGCGCCATGGTGGCGGCTCACCCGTTCGGCGGATTCAACATGTCGGGCACTGATTCCAAAGCCGGCGGGCCTGATTACCTGGGTCTATTCACGCAGGCAAAAGCCACGGCTGAGAACGTGCTGGCAATGAAGAAGTTCAAGGGAAAACGTAAATGA
- a CDS encoding M55 family metallopeptidase has translation MQKKNNIFVSFDFEGISGVTSWREMKKDSPDLERIRMLATREVNAAIRGAKKGGKNTGIGEILVCDAHANGENLLIDELEKGAYLIKGTQRNYYMMEGINPQFDLAFFIGYHAMAGSEKGMMDHTYSSSSIYQVVLNGQPVGETEINAAIAGYHGVPLGLVSGDDTLIKEVRHFFTKHIETVITKYSISRYAAKCRHPLDVQKELELMAERAVRKARTIKPFNFKAPLKCEIAVINSQIGDVIKKIPGLKRQSGRTFTCETKNILDFYQYLMLICDLAAYANASAM, from the coding sequence ATGCAAAAAAAAAACAACATCTTCGTATCATTTGATTTTGAAGGCATCAGCGGCGTCACATCGTGGCGGGAAATGAAAAAAGATTCGCCCGACCTGGAGCGGATCAGAATGCTCGCCACCCGCGAGGTCAACGCTGCGATCCGAGGCGCGAAAAAGGGAGGAAAAAATACCGGTATCGGCGAGATCCTGGTTTGCGACGCCCATGCCAATGGCGAGAACCTGCTCATCGATGAGCTGGAAAAAGGGGCGTACTTGATCAAAGGAACCCAGCGGAACTACTATATGATGGAAGGGATAAATCCGCAATTCGATCTTGCCTTTTTCATCGGTTATCATGCCATGGCCGGTTCGGAAAAAGGCATGATGGATCATACCTATTCTTCCTCATCAATATACCAGGTGGTATTGAACGGCCAACCCGTTGGAGAGACCGAGATCAACGCGGCGATCGCCGGGTATCATGGCGTGCCCCTGGGCCTGGTCTCGGGTGATGACACCCTGATCAAAGAAGTCCGCCATTTCTTTACAAAGCACATCGAGACGGTCATCACCAAATACAGCATTTCGCGATACGCGGCAAAATGCCGTCATCCATTGGACGTGCAGAAAGAACTGGAACTCATGGCCGAACGCGCAGTACGGAAGGCGCGTACTATCAAACCCTTCAATTTCAAAGCGCCCCTTAAATGCGAGATCGCCGTGATTAATTCGCAGATCGGCGATGTCATCAAGAAGATACCGGGCCTTAAGCGGCAGTCCGGCCGGACCTTTACATGCGAAACAAAAAACATCCTTGATTTCTACCAATACCTGATGCTCATCTGCGATCTTGCGGCATATGCCAACGCGTCGGCGATGTAA
- a CDS encoding fumarylacetoacetate hydrolase family protein has translation MLIDFEDHKFDLKPTKIIAVARNYRAHATEMNSTAPEEPQFFLKPVSSLTSHQGTVVLPRMSQRVDYEVELAVIIQNRLKKCTPEQVMNSLLGYTVFVDVTARDIQNEAKKQGMPWAIAKGFDTFAPMGPRIVDAKKLDPANLDLWLKVNGAFKQQGNTRSMIHPVDKLIAYISQIMTLEPHDIIATGTPEGIGPMKHGDHMEAGIDGIGILEFAVKTDKE, from the coding sequence GTGCTAATCGATTTCGAAGACCATAAATTCGACTTAAAACCCACTAAGATCATCGCGGTGGCAAGAAACTACCGGGCGCATGCCACGGAAATGAACAGTACCGCGCCCGAAGAGCCGCAGTTCTTTTTAAAACCCGTGTCTTCGCTAACCAGCCATCAGGGCACTGTCGTGCTGCCGCGTATGTCCCAACGCGTAGACTATGAAGTGGAGCTTGCCGTGATCATCCAAAACCGGTTGAAGAAATGCACACCTGAACAAGTAATGAATAGTCTGCTGGGCTACACGGTTTTCGTCGACGTAACCGCTCGCGATATTCAGAACGAAGCTAAAAAGCAGGGTATGCCGTGGGCCATTGCCAAGGGATTTGATACGTTCGCGCCCATGGGTCCGCGCATTGTGGATGCTAAAAAACTTGACCCGGCGAACCTTGATCTCTGGCTCAAGGTCAATGGTGCGTTCAAGCAGCAAGGCAATACACGCAGCATGATCCACCCCGTGGATAAGCTGATCGCCTACATTTCGCAGATCATGACCCTGGAGCCACATGATATTATCGCAACCGGCACGCCCGAGGGCATCGGTCCGATGAAACATGGCGACCATATGGAAGCCGGTATTGATGGGATCGGCATTCTTGAGTTTGCGGTCAAAACGGACAAGGAATGA